One region of Poecile atricapillus isolate bPoeAtr1 chromosome 8, bPoeAtr1.hap1, whole genome shotgun sequence genomic DNA includes:
- the IL12A gene encoding interleukin-12 subunit alpha has protein sequence MEMEKLETISEGWSDRTERERLQREKRRSALRPLPSPVRALPSPLRLRRSLAPRLGRSRELLEAATASLQRLKELGTLGFECSPEEVEVEDITQNQTNTIRACTAQAAEPGNCPVLERSTFDKGKCLQGISEDLRAYRTELRNLQDPQLLLALDGMMEALGSSTGKVPEAPLASELSGSLWAPFPVRLRLCSVLQALRIRSVTISRMLNFLSSL, from the exons ATGGAAATGGAGAAGCTGGAGACGATTTCCGAGGGCTGGAGCGACAGAACAGAGAGGGAACGGCTtcagagagagaagaggaggag CGCTCTCCGgccactgcccagccctgtccgggcactgcccagccctcTCCGGCTCCGCCGCTCTCTCGCCCCTCGCCTCGGCCGctcccgggagctgctggaagccgCCACCGCGTCCCTGCAGCGGCTGAAG GAGCTGGGCACGCTGGGGTTTGAGTGCAGCCCTGaggaggtggaggtggaggaCATCACCCAGAACCAAACCAACACCATCAGAGCCTGCACGGCCCAGGCTGCCGAG CCTGGAAATTGCCCGGTTTTGGAAAGATCAACTTTTGATAAG ggaaaatgcCTGCAGGGAATCTCTGAGGATCTGAGAGCCTACAGGACAGAGCTGAGGAACCTCCAGGACccgcagctgctgctggctctcgATGGGATGATGGAG gccctgggcagcagcactgggaaggtTCCGGAAGCGCCGTTGGCATCGGAATTATCGGGATCATTG TGGGCGCCGTTCCCGGTGCGGCTGCGCCTCTGCAGCGTCCTCCAGGCCTTGCGCATCCGCAGCGTCACCATCAGCCGGATGCTGAACTTCCTCAGCTCCCTCTGA
- the SCHIP1 gene encoding schwannomin-interacting protein 1 isoform X1, with the protein MDRERDDGMGDIIGKAAPPPGEGSYKKAQKNERESIRQKLALGSFFDDGPGLYTSCSKSGKPSLSSRLQSGMNLQICFVNDSGSDKDSDGDDSKTETSLDTPLSPLSKQSSSYSDRDTTEEESESLEDMDFLSRQKKLQAEAKMALAMAKPMAKMQVEVEKQNRKKSPVADLLPHLPHISECLMKRSLKPTDLRDMTIGQLQVIVNDLHSQIESLNEELVQLLLIRDELHTEQDAMLVDIEDLTRHAESQQKHLAEKMPTK; encoded by the exons ATGGACCGGGAGCGGGATGATGGAATGGGTGACATCATCGGGAAAGCAGCCCCGCCGCCCGGGGAGGGCAGCTATAAAAAG gcccaGAAGAATGAGCGTGAGTCCATCCGGCAGAAGTTGGCTCTGGGCAGTTTCTTCGACGATGGCCCCGGGCTCTACACGAGCTGCAGCAAGAGCGGCAAGCCCAGCCTGTCCTCCCG GCTGCAGAGCGGGATGAACCTGCAGATCTGCTTCGTCAACGACAGCGGCAGCGACAAGGACAGTGACGGCGATGACAGCAAGACAGAGACCAGCCTGGAcacacccctgtcacccctg AGCAAGCAGAGCTCGTCCTACTCGGACCGAGACACGACGGAGGAGGAGTCGGAGTCTCTGGAGGACATGGATTTCCTCAGCAGGCAGAAGAAGCTCCAGGCTGAGGCCAAGATGGCCCTGGCTATGGCAAAGCCCATGGCCAAGATGCAGGTGGAGGTGGAGAAGCAGAACAGGAAGAAGTCACCGGTGGCGGATCTG CTGCCACATTTGCCTCATATAAGTGAATGCCTGATGAAGAGGAGTTTAAAACCCACCGACCTAAGGGACATGACCATTGGGCAGCTACAGGTGATAGTCAATGACCTGCACTCACAGATAGAAA GCTTGAACGAGGagctggtgcagctgctgctgatccGGGACGAGCTGCACACGGAGCAGGATGCCATGCTGGTGGACATCGAGGATCTCACCAG GCACGCCGAGAGCCAGCAGAAGCACCTGGCAGAGAAGATGCCAACCAAGTGa
- the SCHIP1 gene encoding schwannomin-interacting protein 1 isoform X2 produces the protein MVHQENCSYQAQKNERESIRQKLALGSFFDDGPGLYTSCSKSGKPSLSSRLQSGMNLQICFVNDSGSDKDSDGDDSKTETSLDTPLSPLSKQSSSYSDRDTTEEESESLEDMDFLSRQKKLQAEAKMALAMAKPMAKMQVEVEKQNRKKSPVADLLPHLPHISECLMKRSLKPTDLRDMTIGQLQVIVNDLHSQIESLNEELVQLLLIRDELHTEQDAMLVDIEDLTRHAESQQKHLAEKMPTK, from the exons gcccaGAAGAATGAGCGTGAGTCCATCCGGCAGAAGTTGGCTCTGGGCAGTTTCTTCGACGATGGCCCCGGGCTCTACACGAGCTGCAGCAAGAGCGGCAAGCCCAGCCTGTCCTCCCG GCTGCAGAGCGGGATGAACCTGCAGATCTGCTTCGTCAACGACAGCGGCAGCGACAAGGACAGTGACGGCGATGACAGCAAGACAGAGACCAGCCTGGAcacacccctgtcacccctg AGCAAGCAGAGCTCGTCCTACTCGGACCGAGACACGACGGAGGAGGAGTCGGAGTCTCTGGAGGACATGGATTTCCTCAGCAGGCAGAAGAAGCTCCAGGCTGAGGCCAAGATGGCCCTGGCTATGGCAAAGCCCATGGCCAAGATGCAGGTGGAGGTGGAGAAGCAGAACAGGAAGAAGTCACCGGTGGCGGATCTG CTGCCACATTTGCCTCATATAAGTGAATGCCTGATGAAGAGGAGTTTAAAACCCACCGACCTAAGGGACATGACCATTGGGCAGCTACAGGTGATAGTCAATGACCTGCACTCACAGATAGAAA GCTTGAACGAGGagctggtgcagctgctgctgatccGGGACGAGCTGCACACGGAGCAGGATGCCATGCTGGTGGACATCGAGGATCTCACCAG GCACGCCGAGAGCCAGCAGAAGCACCTGGCAGAGAAGATGCCAACCAAGTGa